One region of Microbacterium rhizosphaerae genomic DNA includes:
- a CDS encoding helix-turn-helix domain-containing protein — protein sequence MDNRAEVREFLMTRRARVTPEAAGLSAGPNRRVAGLRRSEVAALAGVSVEYYAKLERGSIAGASASVLDAISRALQLDDTERAHLLDLARAADGIPTSGRPRRRASTPGAPRPSLQWALSSITDAVAFVRDPRQNLLATNELGRAFYAPVIGGGGRTPNLARFQFLDPASRDFYPDWDLFARMCVAIMRAEAGRDPHDKELQDLVGELSTRSELFRTLWAAHDVRTHGAGTKRFQHPVVGELTLAYEELAITAEPGNVLLVYTAEPGSPTEERLRLLASWSAEVLKPERVLPQSRDGAAAGPS from the coding sequence ATGGACAATCGAGCCGAGGTGCGGGAGTTCCTGATGACCCGCCGCGCCCGGGTGACCCCCGAGGCCGCCGGCCTCAGCGCCGGCCCGAACCGGCGGGTCGCAGGCCTTCGCCGCAGCGAAGTCGCGGCTCTCGCCGGCGTGAGCGTGGAGTACTACGCGAAGCTCGAGCGCGGTTCGATCGCCGGAGCCTCCGCATCCGTCCTCGACGCCATCTCCCGAGCACTGCAGCTCGACGACACCGAGCGCGCGCATCTGCTCGACCTGGCCCGAGCCGCGGACGGCATCCCGACCAGCGGCCGCCCGCGCCGCCGCGCTTCCACACCCGGCGCACCCCGTCCCAGCCTTCAGTGGGCGCTGTCCTCGATCACCGATGCGGTCGCGTTCGTACGGGACCCCCGGCAGAACCTGCTCGCCACGAACGAGCTGGGCCGCGCGTTCTACGCGCCGGTCATCGGCGGCGGCGGCCGCACGCCGAACCTGGCGCGATTCCAGTTCCTCGATCCCGCGTCGCGCGACTTCTACCCCGACTGGGACCTGTTCGCCCGGATGTGCGTCGCGATCATGCGTGCCGAGGCCGGCCGGGACCCCCACGACAAAGAGCTGCAGGATCTCGTCGGAGAGCTCTCCACGCGCAGTGAGCTCTTCCGTACTCTGTGGGCCGCCCACGATGTGCGCACCCACGGAGCGGGCACGAAACGGTTCCAACACCCCGTCGTCGGCGAGCTGACCCTCGCGTACGAGGAGCTCGCCATCACTGCCGAGCCAGGGAACGTGCTCCTGGTGTACACGGCCGAGCCCGGGTCGCCCACCGAGGAGCGGCTACGGCTGCTGGCATCGTGGTCCGCCGAGGTTCTCAAGCCTGAGCGAGTCCTCCCTCAATCTCGCGATGGGGCCGCCGCTGGCCCCAGTTGA
- a CDS encoding APC family permease yields the protein MTVNEASPLPVPEARTTITGSTSLREGAVGVLGILFFVLSAQAPLTGIAGALPLTVFLGNGAGAPGAYLVIGVIIVLFAIGFIAMSRRVKAKGAFYAYVTAGLGRRTGTGSAWLALLAYATVQAAMYGLYGASIAGLFAAIGVTIPWWLPVLLTIILIQVLGSLNIELGAKVLAVLVGCECAILLVFAFVILLTGGGPHGGSLNIVASFSPSAIMSGAPGVALMFAVASMFGFESTAIYSGEAKDPKRTVARATYLSVGVIAIFFSFVSWMFVSYYGADHVVAAAQKAVTSGDSTSFVFDALSGTLGSWAGAVANILLISSLFAGILAFHNGINRYVHALGSQRSLPARLARTNRHQAPHAAAWAQTGMSVVLVAPFALFGLDPVLTLFSWFSGLAVAALVALYVLCSIAIVVYAVRNHTGDIWQTRIAPIVAGILLLGVLGLVVLNFTALIGGELLTAVLLLAVVPIAFFIGFATERHPKDILADA from the coding sequence ATGACCGTGAACGAAGCCTCACCGCTGCCCGTCCCCGAGGCGCGCACCACAATCACAGGATCCACCTCCTTGCGCGAGGGCGCTGTCGGAGTGCTCGGCATCCTCTTCTTCGTCCTCTCCGCCCAGGCGCCCCTGACCGGGATCGCGGGCGCGCTCCCGCTCACCGTGTTCCTCGGAAACGGCGCTGGAGCGCCGGGCGCATACCTCGTGATCGGCGTCATCATCGTGCTGTTCGCGATCGGGTTCATCGCCATGAGCCGCCGCGTCAAAGCGAAGGGCGCGTTCTACGCCTACGTGACCGCCGGACTCGGCCGCAGGACGGGCACCGGCTCAGCCTGGCTCGCCCTCCTCGCGTACGCGACCGTACAGGCGGCGATGTACGGACTGTACGGTGCGAGCATCGCCGGCCTGTTCGCGGCGATCGGAGTCACCATCCCGTGGTGGCTGCCCGTGCTGCTCACGATCATCCTGATCCAGGTGCTCGGGTCGCTGAACATCGAACTCGGCGCGAAGGTGCTCGCCGTCCTCGTGGGCTGCGAATGCGCCATCCTGCTCGTCTTCGCGTTCGTGATCCTCCTCACCGGCGGCGGTCCTCACGGCGGAAGCCTCAACATCGTCGCGAGCTTCTCGCCGTCCGCGATCATGTCGGGCGCACCCGGCGTCGCACTCATGTTCGCCGTGGCGTCGATGTTCGGCTTCGAATCCACCGCGATCTACTCCGGCGAAGCGAAGGACCCCAAGCGCACCGTGGCCCGCGCCACCTACCTCTCGGTCGGAGTCATCGCGATCTTCTTCTCCTTCGTCTCATGGATGTTCGTCTCGTACTACGGCGCCGACCACGTCGTCGCGGCCGCGCAGAAGGCAGTGACATCGGGCGACTCGACCAGCTTCGTGTTCGACGCCCTGAGTGGCACGCTCGGATCGTGGGCGGGCGCGGTCGCGAACATCCTGCTGATCTCCTCCCTGTTCGCCGGCATCCTCGCGTTCCACAACGGCATCAATCGGTACGTCCACGCCCTCGGATCGCAGCGGTCGCTGCCCGCGCGACTTGCCCGTACCAACCGGCACCAGGCGCCCCACGCCGCGGCATGGGCTCAGACCGGGATGTCGGTCGTGCTGGTCGCCCCCTTCGCGCTCTTCGGACTCGACCCGGTGCTGACCCTGTTCTCCTGGTTCAGTGGCCTTGCGGTGGCCGCCCTGGTCGCGCTGTACGTGCTGTGCTCGATCGCGATCGTCGTCTACGCGGTACGCAACCACACCGGCGACATCTGGCAGACGCGCATCGCTCCGATCGTCGCGGGCATCCTCCTGCTCGGCGTGCTGGGGCTCGTCGTGCTGAACTTCACCGCGCTCATCGGCGGAGAACTGCTCACTGCCGTGCTCCTGCTCGCGGTCGTGCCGATCGCCTTCTTCATCGGATTCGCGACCGAGCGTCACCCGAAAGACATCCTCGCCGACGCCTGA
- a CDS encoding zinc-dependent alcohol dehydrogenase family protein, with amino-acid sequence MRGVIMYAPGDVRVEDREMPAIVEPTDAVIKLAATCICGSDLWPYRGAEHVDHNPMGHEYAGVVTQIGADVRNVTVGDFVVGSFFASDNTCEICRAGYQTHCVHRQPGAATGAQSEYVRVPLADGTLVATPGQPDTDLIPSLLAASDVLGTGWFAAVSAEAGPGKTVAVVGDGAVGLLGILAAKQLGAERIIAMSRHADRQQLGRRFGATDIVEERGDAGVERIRELTDGLGAHSTIEAVGTQEAMMQAIRATRAGGHVGFVGVSHDVSLDGQELFFSGVHLHGGPAPVRRFLPELIQLIWDREIDPGVVFDLTLPLEQAAEGYRAMDERRAIKVLLSV; translated from the coding sequence ATGCGTGGAGTCATCATGTACGCCCCTGGCGATGTCCGGGTCGAAGACCGCGAGATGCCCGCGATCGTCGAGCCGACCGACGCCGTGATCAAGCTCGCGGCGACCTGCATCTGCGGGTCCGATCTGTGGCCGTACCGCGGTGCCGAGCACGTCGATCACAACCCGATGGGTCACGAGTACGCCGGCGTCGTCACCCAGATCGGTGCCGACGTCCGGAACGTGACGGTCGGCGACTTCGTGGTCGGCTCGTTCTTCGCGTCCGACAACACCTGCGAGATCTGCCGCGCCGGGTACCAGACGCACTGTGTGCACCGGCAGCCGGGGGCCGCGACCGGCGCGCAGTCCGAGTACGTCCGTGTGCCGCTTGCCGATGGGACCCTCGTCGCCACCCCGGGCCAGCCGGATACGGATCTGATCCCGTCGCTGCTCGCCGCATCGGACGTGCTCGGCACCGGCTGGTTCGCCGCCGTGTCTGCTGAGGCCGGGCCTGGGAAGACGGTCGCCGTGGTCGGCGACGGCGCCGTGGGTCTGCTCGGCATCCTCGCCGCGAAGCAGCTCGGTGCGGAGCGCATCATCGCGATGTCGCGCCACGCCGACCGCCAACAGCTCGGCCGCCGCTTCGGCGCGACCGACATCGTGGAGGAGCGCGGCGACGCGGGTGTGGAGCGGATCAGGGAGCTCACCGACGGTCTCGGTGCGCACTCGACCATTGAGGCGGTCGGCACGCAGGAGGCGATGATGCAGGCGATCCGCGCGACCCGCGCGGGCGGGCACGTCGGGTTCGTCGGTGTCTCCCACGACGTGTCGCTGGACGGGCAGGAGCTCTTCTTCTCCGGCGTGCACCTGCACGGCGGGCCGGCACCGGTTCGGCGGTTCCTGCCGGAGCTGATCCAGCTGATCTGGGACCGTGAGATCGATCCCGGCGTCGTCTTCGACCTCACCTTGCCCCTCGAGCAGGCCGCTGAGGGCTACCGTGCGATGGACGAACGACGTGCCATCAAGGTGCTGCTCTCGGTGTGA
- a CDS encoding carboxymuconolactone decarboxylase family protein, which translates to MTGWTGGQNSIGDIAPALARYTDKVLFDEVWERAELARRDRSMITIAALVSLGAVDQLTFHIDYARSNGLTEQEIIEEITHLAFYVGWPRAMSAIGVARAVFATPSGET; encoded by the coding sequence ATGACCGGATGGACCGGCGGACAGAACTCCATTGGCGACATCGCCCCTGCGCTCGCCCGGTACACCGACAAGGTGCTGTTCGACGAGGTCTGGGAGCGGGCCGAGCTGGCGCGGCGCGACCGGAGCATGATCACCATCGCCGCGCTCGTCAGTCTGGGGGCCGTGGATCAGCTCACCTTCCACATCGACTACGCGCGGTCGAACGGGCTCACCGAGCAGGAGATCATTGAAGAGATCACGCATCTTGCGTTCTACGTCGGCTGGCCTCGCGCCATGTCCGCCATCGGTGTCGCCCGGGCCGTGTTCGCCACCCCTTCGGGTGAGACCTGA
- a CDS encoding MFS transporter — translation MTSPDRPAPPDRAHTPAPRVAPWSMVMGLGFVSLGIDMVADGAASVSGALLAGLGASAVLVGVVAGGAEALALLLRLVTGPWSDRTRAYWTFTIVGYAMTAISVPLLAITPLLGSVGLAVACALLLIERTGKAVRAPSKTVLLADAAQAVGAGRGFGVHKMLDQIGAFSGPLLVAGITAVAGTLWPAFLVLIIPAAVAMVLLFWLRARVPDPSLYRRADAGPATSDQPSAPAPAAVPAPARKTYGTFLLFSLFAGLTTFGLLSYSIVSFHLVQTGLVALPAIPLLYAVGMAAAAVSALATGWAYDRWGPAVLLAVPILTVFVPGLSLGATLVAVVSGIVLWGAASGVQDSTVKALVAELAPSGRGGSAYGWFAVFQGAGALAGAIVAGALYANVPALITIVVVLQAVAIVLLVLVLRRRKARAGAV, via the coding sequence ATGACGAGTCCTGACCGCCCCGCGCCCCCCGACCGCGCGCATACTCCAGCGCCTCGGGTTGCGCCGTGGTCGATGGTCATGGGCTTGGGTTTCGTCAGTCTCGGGATCGACATGGTCGCCGACGGCGCCGCATCGGTCAGCGGCGCCCTGCTGGCGGGGCTGGGCGCGTCGGCGGTGCTCGTGGGCGTCGTCGCCGGCGGCGCGGAGGCGCTCGCGCTGCTCCTGCGCCTGGTGACCGGTCCCTGGTCCGACCGCACCCGGGCGTACTGGACCTTCACGATCGTCGGGTACGCGATGACCGCGATATCGGTGCCCCTGCTCGCGATCACCCCGCTGCTCGGGTCGGTCGGCCTTGCAGTGGCGTGCGCGCTGCTGCTGATCGAGCGCACCGGCAAGGCCGTGCGCGCCCCCTCCAAGACGGTGCTGCTGGCCGACGCCGCCCAGGCCGTAGGCGCCGGCCGGGGCTTCGGCGTACACAAGATGCTCGACCAGATCGGCGCATTCTCCGGCCCCCTGCTCGTCGCCGGGATCACCGCCGTGGCCGGCACGCTCTGGCCGGCGTTCCTGGTGCTCATCATCCCCGCCGCCGTCGCGATGGTCCTGCTGTTCTGGCTGCGGGCGCGGGTGCCCGATCCGAGCCTGTATCGGCGTGCGGATGCGGGGCCCGCGACATCCGACCAGCCGTCCGCCCCAGCGCCCGCAGCCGTCCCGGCCCCTGCCCGCAAGACGTACGGCACGTTCCTCCTGTTCTCCCTTTTCGCGGGCCTCACGACCTTCGGCCTTCTCAGTTACAGCATCGTGTCGTTCCACCTGGTCCAAACCGGCCTCGTCGCGCTTCCCGCCATACCGCTCTTGTACGCCGTGGGAATGGCAGCGGCGGCGGTCTCGGCGCTCGCGACCGGGTGGGCGTACGACCGCTGGGGTCCGGCGGTGCTGCTCGCCGTCCCGATTCTCACCGTGTTCGTGCCCGGACTGTCGCTCGGCGCGACCCTCGTCGCCGTGGTGTCCGGCATCGTGCTGTGGGGAGCGGCATCCGGTGTGCAGGACTCCACGGTGAAGGCCCTCGTCGCCGAGCTCGCGCCCAGCGGTCGAGGCGGGTCGGCGTACGGCTGGTTCGCGGTCTTCCAGGGCGCCGGCGCGCTCGCCGGCGCTATTGTCGCGGGCGCCCTGTACGCGAACGTTCCCGCGCTCATCACGATCGTCGTCGTACTGCAAGCGGTGGCGATCGTGCTGCTCGTGCTGGTGCTACGCCGCCGGAAGGCCCGCGCGGGCGCGGTATGA
- a CDS encoding TetR/AcrR family transcriptional regulator: MGRVSRKVAYGEGRDLLVAATVQVVADKGLRGLTFRAVADLAGVNNSLVAHHFGTREALLAAALEWAVERSIETTGLLALGSGDAFVDSLLASITDQPELQAFQYEMILEARRNPLFRPDVERLYDRYQHVVEQSLAEAGVTGDVAATARRVFATLDGLVLQYIAGVDTDGLRRALHDLWSSVQAATRPNVGA, encoded by the coding sequence ATGGGGCGCGTGAGTCGCAAGGTGGCGTACGGCGAAGGCCGCGACCTGTTGGTCGCGGCAACCGTTCAGGTCGTCGCCGACAAAGGCCTTCGCGGCCTGACATTCCGGGCGGTGGCGGACCTTGCAGGCGTCAACAACTCCCTGGTCGCCCACCACTTCGGCACCCGGGAGGCGCTGCTCGCCGCAGCGCTCGAATGGGCAGTGGAGCGATCGATCGAGACCACCGGACTCCTTGCACTCGGCTCAGGCGATGCGTTCGTCGATTCGTTGCTCGCATCCATCACCGATCAACCCGAGCTGCAGGCGTTCCAGTACGAGATGATCCTCGAAGCTCGCCGCAACCCCCTCTTCCGGCCGGACGTCGAGCGGCTCTACGACCGATACCAGCACGTCGTCGAGCAAAGCCTTGCCGAGGCCGGCGTGACGGGAGACGTCGCAGCGACGGCCCGTCGCGTGTTCGCCACGCTCGACGGGCTCGTGCTCCAATACATCGCCGGCGTCGACACGGACGGCCTGCGGAGGGCGCTGCACGACCTCTGGAGTTCCGTCCAAGCCGCCACGCGACCCAACGTCGGCGCTTGA
- a CDS encoding multidrug effflux MFS transporter, whose amino-acid sequence MTPPMIRPKAGRLLPALLLLLTVFGPISMDLYLPALPALTLELSAATSIAQLTVTACLVGLAAGQLIAGPLSDRYGRRGILIIGIVAYIVTSALCAASPSIELLVAARLVQGLTGGVGIVIAQAAGRDVYSGGALIRFYGRLTVIGGFAAIVGPLLGGMLSSVVDWRGLFVVLSAIGAGILALTLVVFRETLPAGQRTAGGFSRTLHDLRTLASDRVFRGAVLNQGFLYAALFAYLAGATFVLQDIYGLSPQAYALAFGANSAGFMVFGYLSGRVAERWSVRGTLTIGIGVAGLGALGLLLAGLTHVPLWLVLASLFALASGVATTSPPATTLALVSYPQIAGTASSLLGMVRFGFGGVAAPLVGIAGAVSILPLGMVAVTATVLAAASFLLPTRLPRRVRTISSRATVPAPVTR is encoded by the coding sequence ATGACCCCACCGATGATCCGCCCGAAGGCCGGTCGCCTGCTGCCGGCTCTCCTGCTGCTCCTGACGGTGTTCGGTCCGATCTCGATGGACCTGTACCTCCCGGCGCTCCCGGCCCTGACGCTCGAGCTCTCCGCCGCGACCTCCATCGCGCAGCTGACCGTGACCGCCTGCCTCGTGGGGCTCGCCGCCGGTCAGCTCATCGCCGGACCGCTGTCCGACCGGTACGGCCGCCGCGGCATCCTGATCATCGGGATCGTCGCCTACATCGTGACGTCGGCCCTGTGCGCTGCGAGCCCGAGCATCGAGCTCCTCGTCGCGGCTCGGCTCGTCCAGGGCCTGACGGGCGGCGTCGGCATCGTGATCGCTCAGGCAGCCGGACGGGATGTGTACTCCGGCGGCGCCCTGATCCGCTTCTACGGCCGGCTCACGGTGATCGGCGGCTTCGCCGCCATCGTCGGACCGCTGCTCGGCGGCATGTTGAGCAGCGTCGTCGATTGGAGGGGGCTCTTCGTGGTCCTCTCGGCGATCGGTGCCGGCATCCTCGCCCTCACGCTTGTCGTCTTCCGCGAGACGCTGCCCGCAGGGCAGCGGACGGCGGGAGGCTTCTCCCGCACCCTGCATGATCTCCGCACGCTCGCGTCCGATCGGGTCTTCCGGGGCGCGGTGCTGAACCAGGGCTTCCTGTACGCCGCCCTGTTCGCCTACCTGGCCGGTGCGACGTTCGTGCTGCAGGACATCTACGGCCTCTCGCCGCAGGCATATGCGCTGGCGTTCGGAGCGAACTCGGCCGGGTTCATGGTCTTCGGGTATCTCTCGGGGCGTGTCGCGGAGCGGTGGTCGGTGCGCGGCACGCTGACGATCGGGATCGGCGTCGCCGGACTCGGCGCCCTCGGACTGCTGCTGGCCGGGCTGACCCATGTGCCTCTGTGGCTCGTCCTCGCGTCGCTGTTCGCGCTCGCGAGCGGCGTCGCCACGACGTCGCCTCCCGCGACCACACTGGCGCTCGTCAGCTATCCGCAGATCGCGGGCACCGCGTCGTCGCTTCTGGGCATGGTGCGCTTCGGCTTCGGGGGCGTCGCGGCCCCCCTCGTGGGGATCGCCGGGGCGGTCAGCATCCTGCCGCTGGGCATGGTCGCGGTCACCGCGACCGTCCTCGCGGCCGCATCCTTTCTCCTCCCCACCCGCCTTCCCCGTCGCGTCCGCACAATCTCGAGCCGCGCGACGGTCCCTGCCCCTGTCACCCGATAA
- a CDS encoding cupin domain-containing protein, which yields MSTDQFTVLGVKDRTLAEPFEVGTVQWVRRPGDGGREELSSGFWFISPEQTPGPMEVEGHADETVYIVEGRVRVQPAGEDAVELTAGSVASFNKGVPVTWTVLEPTVEFFVYS from the coding sequence ATGTCGACAGACCAGTTCACTGTGCTGGGCGTGAAGGACCGAACGCTCGCTGAGCCGTTCGAGGTGGGCACCGTGCAGTGGGTGCGCCGGCCCGGTGACGGTGGCCGTGAGGAGTTGTCGTCGGGATTCTGGTTCATCTCGCCGGAGCAGACCCCTGGGCCGATGGAGGTCGAGGGCCACGCGGATGAGACGGTCTACATCGTCGAGGGTCGGGTTCGCGTCCAGCCCGCCGGTGAGGACGCGGTCGAGCTGACGGCGGGATCCGTCGCGTCGTTCAACAAGGGTGTGCCCGTCACGTGGACGGTCCTCGAGCCGACCGTCGAGTTCTTCGTCTACTCGTGA
- a CDS encoding flavin monoamine oxidase family protein: protein MSRTDMRSEYDVIVIGAGFAGLTAARELAHAGRRVAVLEARDRIGGRTWLDNRLGLDLELGGTWVHWTQPFVWAELRRYGIGLAPSPEPRNAYWWDGARAVAGSPDELLELLNRPNELLSARAREVFPQPFAPLDSALLADFDRVSLLDEIDLLPITAEERSLLTSFWTLNFNGVIDDAAFTQALRWVAITNGDWKVNFEACATYKIAGGTRALVDAIRDDTDADFFFGTDVRVVDQSGDRVIVATANGRDFAASDVVLTAPLQTLSRIAFTPELPTPVAQAAERGQLGLGTKVWFTIEGEHPAFVAMGAADWPLNFFQSEYVKDGRTFVIGFGRDAHAIDAPDSAAVQSILNRLVPDLTVLESVGHNWVDDEYAQETWPMHRTGYLTESLPALQRPLGRVRLAGSDIADGWGGFIDGAIDSGMKAARAILTTPHSVTV from the coding sequence GTGAGCCGCACTGATATGCGCAGTGAATACGACGTCATCGTCATCGGAGCCGGCTTCGCCGGCCTGACCGCCGCCCGTGAGCTCGCACACGCCGGCCGGCGCGTCGCGGTCCTGGAGGCCCGTGATCGCATCGGCGGCCGCACGTGGCTGGACAACCGCCTCGGGCTGGACCTCGAACTGGGCGGTACCTGGGTGCACTGGACGCAGCCCTTCGTGTGGGCTGAATTGCGCCGCTACGGCATCGGTCTCGCCCCCAGCCCCGAGCCGCGGAACGCCTACTGGTGGGACGGCGCTCGCGCCGTCGCGGGGAGCCCCGACGAGCTGCTCGAACTGCTGAACCGCCCCAACGAGCTGCTCTCCGCCCGGGCGCGGGAGGTGTTCCCGCAGCCCTTCGCGCCCCTCGACTCGGCGCTGCTCGCGGACTTCGACCGTGTCTCGCTGCTGGATGAGATCGACCTGCTTCCCATCACGGCGGAAGAGCGGTCCCTCCTGACCTCGTTCTGGACACTCAACTTCAACGGCGTCATCGACGACGCCGCCTTCACCCAGGCGCTGCGGTGGGTGGCGATCACGAACGGCGACTGGAAGGTCAACTTCGAGGCGTGCGCGACCTACAAGATCGCCGGTGGCACTCGCGCACTCGTCGACGCGATCCGCGACGACACCGATGCGGACTTCTTCTTCGGCACCGATGTCCGTGTCGTCGATCAGTCCGGCGACAGGGTGATCGTGGCGACGGCGAACGGACGCGACTTCGCAGCATCCGATGTCGTCCTGACCGCACCCCTGCAGACGCTCTCCCGCATCGCGTTCACTCCCGAACTCCCCACGCCCGTCGCCCAGGCGGCCGAGCGCGGCCAACTGGGTCTGGGAACCAAGGTGTGGTTCACGATCGAGGGCGAACATCCCGCGTTCGTCGCGATGGGTGCGGCCGACTGGCCTCTCAATTTCTTCCAGTCCGAGTACGTCAAGGACGGTCGCACGTTCGTCATCGGATTCGGCCGCGACGCGCACGCGATCGACGCGCCCGACTCGGCGGCGGTCCAGAGCATCCTGAATCGTCTCGTACCGGACCTGACCGTCCTCGAGAGCGTCGGGCACAACTGGGTCGACGACGAATATGCGCAGGAGACCTGGCCCATGCACCGCACGGGCTACCTCACTGAGTCACTGCCTGCACTGCAGCGGCCCCTCGGCAGGGTCCGTCTCGCCGGCTCCGACATCGCCGATGGATGGGGCGGTTTCATCGACGGTGCCATCGACAGCGGGATGAAGGCCGCCCGCGCCATCCTCACCACCCCCCATTCAGTGACCGTCTGA
- a CDS encoding helix-turn-helix domain-containing protein, with the protein MRGDEDDDGDDGEDRAPEEDRGVPEVADPRDGDDRPGDDRADAACVHEQPCREAAFIRERRLDRTRYLLENTRIPLSDIAVMCGFGELSTFSRAFRRSSGVAPSQHRRAARERAASLSPAVA; encoded by the coding sequence TTGCGTGGCGATGAGGATGACGACGGCGACGACGGGGAGGATCGCGCACCGGAAGAAGACCGCGGAGTACCCGAGGTCGCCGATCCCCGCGACGGCGATGATCGGCCCGGCGATGACCGCGCCGACGCGGCGTGTGTTCATGAACAGCCCTGTCGCGAGGCCGCCTTCATCCGCGAGCGACGTCTGGACCGCACGCGCTACCTTCTGGAGAACACCCGGATCCCGTTGTCGGACATCGCCGTGATGTGCGGATTCGGCGAGCTCAGCACGTTCAGCCGCGCCTTCCGCCGGTCGTCGGGGGTCGCCCCGAGCCAGCACCGCCGCGCCGCCCGCGAGCGGGCGGCATCGCTGAGCCCGGCCGTCGCCTGA
- a CDS encoding IS256 family transposase produces MWGSAPLALGQSSDAALGALRTFGGGHRMSEEPVIRPARRPLHTGCSSESCLALFARSFAERRQQGSYFPDWLLERRRRAEAALTTVVATSYLLGVSTRRMEDLVQTLGITGLSKSQVSEMAKDLDEQVEQFRTRPLDAGPYSFVAADALTMKVREGGRVIKVAVLVATGVNAEGYREILGLQVSSTEDGAGWLTFFRDLVARGLTGVKLVTSDAHAGLVAAAGATLPGAGWQRCRTHYAANLMAATPKSSWPWVKTLLSTVFDQPDADAVHAQFDRVLDALEHKLPKSFAHLEAAREEILAFTVFPKEIWKQIWSTDEIVKSSRVWSPSRGWGGSRSGRRPPAGMVASLRRGVRRPARSSGPVLVRNGAAACRCSRSPLRGGSLSGRRRPARVCGA; encoded by the coding sequence CTGTGGGGTTCAGCGCCGTTGGCGTTGGGGCAATCGTCGGATGCCGCTTTGGGGGCTCTTCGGACATTCGGTGGGGGTCACCGAATGTCCGAAGAGCCCGTTATCCGCCCTGCTCGCCGCCCTCTCCATACTGGCTGCAGCTCGGAATCCTGCCTAGCGCTCTTCGCACGGTCCTTCGCTGAGCGCCGTCAGCAGGGTTCCTACTTCCCGGACTGGCTGCTGGAGCGCCGCCGCCGGGCGGAGGCCGCGCTGACCACGGTCGTCGCGACCAGCTACCTGCTCGGGGTCTCGACGCGGCGGATGGAGGACCTGGTGCAGACCCTCGGGATCACGGGGCTGTCGAAGTCGCAGGTCTCCGAGATGGCGAAAGACCTCGATGAGCAGGTCGAGCAGTTCCGCACCCGCCCGCTGGATGCCGGCCCGTACTCGTTCGTCGCCGCGGACGCCCTGACGATGAAGGTCCGTGAGGGCGGCCGGGTGATCAAGGTCGCCGTGCTGGTGGCGACCGGCGTGAACGCGGAGGGTTACCGGGAGATCCTCGGCCTGCAGGTCAGCTCCACCGAGGACGGCGCCGGCTGGCTGACCTTCTTCCGCGACCTCGTCGCCCGCGGCCTCACCGGGGTCAAGCTCGTCACCAGCGACGCTCACGCGGGGCTGGTCGCCGCGGCCGGCGCGACCCTGCCCGGGGCGGGGTGGCAGAGATGCAGAACGCATTACGCGGCGAACCTGATGGCGGCGACGCCGAAGAGCTCGTGGCCGTGGGTGAAGACGCTCCTTTCGACGGTGTTCGACCAGCCCGACGCCGACGCGGTGCACGCCCAGTTCGACCGGGTCCTCGACGCCCTCGAACACAAGCTCCCCAAGAGCTTCGCGCACCTCGAGGCAGCCCGGGAGGAGATCCTCGCGTTCACGGTGTTCCCGAAGGAGATCTGGAAGCAGATCTGGTCGACGGATGAAATAGTCAAGTCCTCGCGGGTGTGGTCTCCGTCTCGGGGGTGGGGTGGAAGTCGATCCGGTCGGCGCCCGCCGGCCGGGATGGTTGCCAGCTTGCGACGAGGCGTTCGTAGGCCTGCTCGCTCTTCTGGACCAGTTCTCGTTCGAAACGGCGCAGCTGCTTGTCGTTGTAGTCGTAGCCCGCTCCGCGGCGGGAGTCTCTCGGGGCGCCGGCGGCCAGCTCGAGTTTGCGGCGCTTGA
- a CDS encoding (R)-mandelonitrile lyase yields MNIEPPSQTVKNPPEQFVGDVWVDVVAAPHDDDQRMSVAIVKFAPGARTAWHSHARGQYLRVTQGIARFGTRDGQIIEVRPGQTLYTPPGQDHWHAAAHGTFMEHIAMLEAGDDPSGTTIWKEHITDADYEGTPRR; encoded by the coding sequence ATGAATATCGAGCCCCCCTCACAGACGGTCAAGAATCCTCCGGAGCAATTCGTCGGCGATGTCTGGGTCGACGTCGTCGCCGCTCCGCATGACGACGACCAGCGGATGAGCGTCGCCATCGTGAAGTTCGCGCCGGGCGCACGAACTGCCTGGCACTCGCACGCTCGCGGACAGTATCTCCGAGTCACCCAGGGCATCGCGCGCTTCGGTACCCGGGACGGCCAGATCATCGAGGTGCGTCCCGGTCAGACGCTGTACACGCCACCGGGGCAGGATCACTGGCACGCCGCCGCACACGGCACGTTCATGGAGCACATCGCCATGCTCGAAGCCGGCGACGACCCCAGCGGTACCACGATCTGGAAAGAGCACATCACCGACGCCGACTATGAAGGGACACCCAGACGATGA